A single region of the Chionomys nivalis chromosome 5, mChiNiv1.1, whole genome shotgun sequence genome encodes:
- the Rbbp5 gene encoding retinoblastoma-binding protein 5 isoform X4 encodes MNLELLESFGQNYPEEADGTLDCISMALTCTFNRWGTLLAVGCNDGRIVIWDFLTRGIAKIISAHIHPVCSLCWSRDGHKLVSASTDNIVSQWDVLSGDCDQRFRFPSPILKVQYHPRDQNKVLVCPMKSAPVMLTLSDSKHVVLPVDDDSDLNVVASFDRRGEYIYTGNAKGKILVLKTDSQDLVASFRVTTGTSNTTAIKSIEFARKGSCFLINTADRIIRVYDGREILTCGRDGEPEPMQKLQDLVNRTPWKKCCFSGDGEYIVAGSARQHALYIWEKSIGNLVKILHGTRGELLLDVAWHPVRPIIASISSGVVSIWAQNQVENWSAFAPDFKELDENVEYEERESEFDIEDEDKSEPEQTGADAAEDEEVDVTSVDPIAAFCSSDEELEDSKALLYLPIAPEVEDPEENPYGPPPDAVPTSLMDEGASSEKKRQSSADGSQPPKKKPKTTNIELQGVPNDEVHPLLGVKGDGKSKKKQAGRPKGSKAGGAISELL; translated from the exons AGTCCTTTGGGCAGAACTATCCAGAG GAAGCTGATGGAACTTTGGACTGCATCAGCATGGCCCTGACGTGCACCTTTAACAGGTGGGGCACACTGCTTGCAGTTGGCTGTAACGATGGCCGAATTGTTATTTGGGATTTCTTGACAAGAGGCATTGCTAAAATAATTAGTGCACACATCCATCCAGTCTGTTCTTTGTG TTGGAGCCGAGATGGTCATAAGCTTGTGAGTGCTTCTACAGATAACATAGTGTCGCAGTGGGATGTTCTTTCAGGCGATTGCGACCAGAGGTTTCGATTCCCTTCACCCATCCTAAAAGTCCAATATCATCCTCGAGATCA GAACAAGGTTCTCGTGTGTCCCATGAAATCTGCTCCTGTCATGTTGACCCTTTCAGATTCCAAACATGTTGTTCTGCCGGTAGACGATGACTCCGATTTGAACGTGGTGGCTTCTTTTGATAGGCGAGGGGAATATATTTATACAGGAAATGCAAAAGGCAAG aTCTTGGTCCTAAAAACAGACTCTCAGGATCTTGTTGCTTCCTTCCGAGTAACAACAGGAACAAGCAATACTACAGCCATTAAGTCAATTGAGTTTGCCCGGAAAGGGAG TTGCTTTTTAATTAACACAGCAGATCGAATAATCAGAGTTTATGATGGCAGAGAGATTTTAACATGTGGAAGGGATGGAGAGCCTGAACCTATGCAGAAGCTGCAGGACTTGGTGAATAG GACCCCATGGAAAAAATGTTGCTTCTCTGGGGATGGGGAGTATATAGTAGCGGGCTCTGCTCGGCAGCATGCCCTGTATATCTGGGAGAAGAGCATTGGCAACCTAGTGAAGATCTTGCACGGAACCAGAGGGGAACTCCTGCTGGACGTGGCT TGGCATCCAGTTCGACCCATCATAGCTTCTATTTCTAGTGGAGTAGTGTCCATTTGGGCCCAAAATCAAGTA gaaaatTGGAGTGCATTTGCCCCAGATTTTAAAGAGCTGGATGAAAATGTAGAATATGAGGAAAGAGAATCAGAGTTTGATATTGAAGATGAAGATAAGAGTGAGCCTGAGCAAACAG GGGCTGATGCTGCTGAAGACGAGGAAGTAGATGTCACTAGCGTGGATCCCATTGCTGCCTTCTGTAGCAG TGATGAAGAGCTGGAGGATTCAAAGGCTCTGTTGTATTTACCCATTGCCCCTGAGGTAGAAGACCCTGAAGAAAATCCGTATGGCCCCCCACCGGATGCAGTTCCGACCTCCTTGATGGACGAAGGGGCTAGTTCAGAGAAGAAGAGGCAGTCTTCAGCAGATGGGTCCCAGCCACCAAAGAAGAAACCTAAAACAACCAATATAGAACTCCAAGGAGTGCCGAATGATG aagtccatCCACTACTGGGTGTGAAGGGGGATGGCAAATCCAAGAAGAAGCAAGCAGGCCGGCCTAAAGGATCAAAAG CAGGAGGAGCAATCTCAGAACTGCTATGA
- the Tmem81 gene encoding transmembrane protein 81: MKTGAPHLILGSLVLISHLPLMLTSPKTLAIPEKLQQAVGRVIVNATACTVTCGLGYKEETVCEVGPDGVRRKCQSQRLECLANWICGMLHFTIVHGEEFELSCLSADILEVGQEAFRFTWKLARGIISTNDEVFKPFRANSHFLRFHPAYEYDSGTYRCDVQLLRNLRFVKRLYFGLRVLPPKLVNLNFHQSLTEDQKLVDAGWEVNLDNHSKPHLPKWQKKVASALGIGIACGVVGGVLVSIAVHGVLKRIDDHNSLSSL; encoded by the coding sequence ATGAAGACTGGGGCCCCTCATCTTATCCTTGGGAGTCTGGTATTGATAAGCCACCTGCCTTTGATGTTGACATCGCCTAAAACACTCGCCATCCCTGAGAAGCTACAGCAAGCTGTGGGGAGAGTCATTGTCAATGCCACGGCCTGCACTGTTACCTGTGGCCTTGGCTACAAGGAGGAGACTGTCTGTGAGGTGGGCCCTGATGGAGTGAGGAGGAAGTGCCAGTCCCAGCGTTTGGAGTGTCTGGCCAACTGGATCTGTGGGATGCTCCATTTCACCATTGTCCATGGGGAAGAGTTTGAGCTGAGCTGTCTCAGCGCAGACATCCTGGAGGTGGGACAGGAAGCTTTCCGCTTTACCTGGAAGCTTGCTCGGGGCATCATCTCTACTAATGATGAGGTTTTTAAACCCTTCCGAGCCAACTCTCACTTTCTGCGATTTCATCCCGCCTATGAGTACGACTCGGGGACATACCGATGTGATGTGCAGCTGCTCAGAAACTTGAGATTTGTCAAGAGGCTCTACTTTGGGCTGAGGGTCCTCCCTCCAAAGCTGGTAAACCTGAATTTCCATCAGTCCCTTACTGAGGACCAGAAGTTAGTCGATGCCGGCTGGGAAGTTAATCTGGACAACCATTCTAAGCCCCACCTCCCAAAGTGGCAAAAGAAGGTGGCTTCAGCCTTGGGCATAGGGATTGCTTGTGGAGTGGTTGGCGGCGTGCTAGTGAGCATTGCTGTCCACGGCGTGCTGAAGAGGATTGATGACCATAACAGCCTTAGCAGCCTATAA
- the Rbbp5 gene encoding retinoblastoma-binding protein 5 isoform X2 has protein sequence MNLELLESFGQNYPEEADGTLDCISMALTCTFNRWGTLLAVGCNDGRIVIWDFLTRGIAKIISAHIHPVCSLCWSRDGHKLVSASTDNIVSQWDVLSGDCDQRFRFPSPILKVQYHPRDQNKVLVCPMKSAPVMLTLSDSKHVVLPVDDDSDLNVVASFDRRGEYIYTGNAKGKILVLKTDSQDLVASFRVTTGTSNTTAIKSIEFARKGSCFLINTADRIIRVYDGREILTCGRDGEPEPMQKLQDLVNRTPWKKCCFSGDGEYIVAGSARQHALYIWEKSIGNLVKILHGTRGELLLDVAWHPVRPIIASISSGVVSIWAQNQVENWSAFAPDFKELDENVEYEERESEFDIEDEDKSEPEQTGADAAEDEEVDVTSVDPIAAFCSSDEELEDSKALLYLPIAPEVEDPEENPYGPPPDAVPTSLMDEGASSEKKRQSSADGSQPPKKKPKTTNIELQGVPNDEVHPLLGVKGDGKSKKKQAGRPKGSKGKEKDSPFKPKLYKGDRGLPLEGSTKGKVQAELSQPLAGGAISELL, from the exons AGTCCTTTGGGCAGAACTATCCAGAG GAAGCTGATGGAACTTTGGACTGCATCAGCATGGCCCTGACGTGCACCTTTAACAGGTGGGGCACACTGCTTGCAGTTGGCTGTAACGATGGCCGAATTGTTATTTGGGATTTCTTGACAAGAGGCATTGCTAAAATAATTAGTGCACACATCCATCCAGTCTGTTCTTTGTG TTGGAGCCGAGATGGTCATAAGCTTGTGAGTGCTTCTACAGATAACATAGTGTCGCAGTGGGATGTTCTTTCAGGCGATTGCGACCAGAGGTTTCGATTCCCTTCACCCATCCTAAAAGTCCAATATCATCCTCGAGATCA GAACAAGGTTCTCGTGTGTCCCATGAAATCTGCTCCTGTCATGTTGACCCTTTCAGATTCCAAACATGTTGTTCTGCCGGTAGACGATGACTCCGATTTGAACGTGGTGGCTTCTTTTGATAGGCGAGGGGAATATATTTATACAGGAAATGCAAAAGGCAAG aTCTTGGTCCTAAAAACAGACTCTCAGGATCTTGTTGCTTCCTTCCGAGTAACAACAGGAACAAGCAATACTACAGCCATTAAGTCAATTGAGTTTGCCCGGAAAGGGAG TTGCTTTTTAATTAACACAGCAGATCGAATAATCAGAGTTTATGATGGCAGAGAGATTTTAACATGTGGAAGGGATGGAGAGCCTGAACCTATGCAGAAGCTGCAGGACTTGGTGAATAG GACCCCATGGAAAAAATGTTGCTTCTCTGGGGATGGGGAGTATATAGTAGCGGGCTCTGCTCGGCAGCATGCCCTGTATATCTGGGAGAAGAGCATTGGCAACCTAGTGAAGATCTTGCACGGAACCAGAGGGGAACTCCTGCTGGACGTGGCT TGGCATCCAGTTCGACCCATCATAGCTTCTATTTCTAGTGGAGTAGTGTCCATTTGGGCCCAAAATCAAGTA gaaaatTGGAGTGCATTTGCCCCAGATTTTAAAGAGCTGGATGAAAATGTAGAATATGAGGAAAGAGAATCAGAGTTTGATATTGAAGATGAAGATAAGAGTGAGCCTGAGCAAACAG GGGCTGATGCTGCTGAAGACGAGGAAGTAGATGTCACTAGCGTGGATCCCATTGCTGCCTTCTGTAGCAG TGATGAAGAGCTGGAGGATTCAAAGGCTCTGTTGTATTTACCCATTGCCCCTGAGGTAGAAGACCCTGAAGAAAATCCGTATGGCCCCCCACCGGATGCAGTTCCGACCTCCTTGATGGACGAAGGGGCTAGTTCAGAGAAGAAGAGGCAGTCTTCAGCAGATGGGTCCCAGCCACCAAAGAAGAAACCTAAAACAACCAATATAGAACTCCAAGGAGTGCCGAATGATG aagtccatCCACTACTGGGTGTGAAGGGGGATGGCAAATCCAAGAAGAAGCAAGCAGGCCGGCCTAAAGGATCAAAAGGTAAAGAGAAAGATTCTCCATTTAAACCGAAACTCTACAAAGGGGACAGAGGTTTACCTCTGGAAGGATCAACGAAGGGTAAAGTGCAGGCGGAACTCAGCCAGCCCTTGGCAG GAGGAGCAATCTCAGAACTGCTATGA
- the Rbbp5 gene encoding retinoblastoma-binding protein 5 isoform X1, giving the protein MNLELLESFGQNYPEEADGTLDCISMALTCTFNRWGTLLAVGCNDGRIVIWDFLTRGIAKIISAHIHPVCSLCWSRDGHKLVSASTDNIVSQWDVLSGDCDQRFRFPSPILKVQYHPRDQNKVLVCPMKSAPVMLTLSDSKHVVLPVDDDSDLNVVASFDRRGEYIYTGNAKGKILVLKTDSQDLVASFRVTTGTSNTTAIKSIEFARKGSCFLINTADRIIRVYDGREILTCGRDGEPEPMQKLQDLVNRTPWKKCCFSGDGEYIVAGSARQHALYIWEKSIGNLVKILHGTRGELLLDVAWHPVRPIIASISSGVVSIWAQNQVENWSAFAPDFKELDENVEYEERESEFDIEDEDKSEPEQTGADAAEDEEVDVTSVDPIAAFCSSDEELEDSKALLYLPIAPEVEDPEENPYGPPPDAVPTSLMDEGASSEKKRQSSADGSQPPKKKPKTTNIELQGVPNDEVHPLLGVKGDGKSKKKQAGRPKGSKGKEKDSPFKPKLYKGDRGLPLEGSTKGKVQAELSQPLAAGGAISELL; this is encoded by the exons AGTCCTTTGGGCAGAACTATCCAGAG GAAGCTGATGGAACTTTGGACTGCATCAGCATGGCCCTGACGTGCACCTTTAACAGGTGGGGCACACTGCTTGCAGTTGGCTGTAACGATGGCCGAATTGTTATTTGGGATTTCTTGACAAGAGGCATTGCTAAAATAATTAGTGCACACATCCATCCAGTCTGTTCTTTGTG TTGGAGCCGAGATGGTCATAAGCTTGTGAGTGCTTCTACAGATAACATAGTGTCGCAGTGGGATGTTCTTTCAGGCGATTGCGACCAGAGGTTTCGATTCCCTTCACCCATCCTAAAAGTCCAATATCATCCTCGAGATCA GAACAAGGTTCTCGTGTGTCCCATGAAATCTGCTCCTGTCATGTTGACCCTTTCAGATTCCAAACATGTTGTTCTGCCGGTAGACGATGACTCCGATTTGAACGTGGTGGCTTCTTTTGATAGGCGAGGGGAATATATTTATACAGGAAATGCAAAAGGCAAG aTCTTGGTCCTAAAAACAGACTCTCAGGATCTTGTTGCTTCCTTCCGAGTAACAACAGGAACAAGCAATACTACAGCCATTAAGTCAATTGAGTTTGCCCGGAAAGGGAG TTGCTTTTTAATTAACACAGCAGATCGAATAATCAGAGTTTATGATGGCAGAGAGATTTTAACATGTGGAAGGGATGGAGAGCCTGAACCTATGCAGAAGCTGCAGGACTTGGTGAATAG GACCCCATGGAAAAAATGTTGCTTCTCTGGGGATGGGGAGTATATAGTAGCGGGCTCTGCTCGGCAGCATGCCCTGTATATCTGGGAGAAGAGCATTGGCAACCTAGTGAAGATCTTGCACGGAACCAGAGGGGAACTCCTGCTGGACGTGGCT TGGCATCCAGTTCGACCCATCATAGCTTCTATTTCTAGTGGAGTAGTGTCCATTTGGGCCCAAAATCAAGTA gaaaatTGGAGTGCATTTGCCCCAGATTTTAAAGAGCTGGATGAAAATGTAGAATATGAGGAAAGAGAATCAGAGTTTGATATTGAAGATGAAGATAAGAGTGAGCCTGAGCAAACAG GGGCTGATGCTGCTGAAGACGAGGAAGTAGATGTCACTAGCGTGGATCCCATTGCTGCCTTCTGTAGCAG TGATGAAGAGCTGGAGGATTCAAAGGCTCTGTTGTATTTACCCATTGCCCCTGAGGTAGAAGACCCTGAAGAAAATCCGTATGGCCCCCCACCGGATGCAGTTCCGACCTCCTTGATGGACGAAGGGGCTAGTTCAGAGAAGAAGAGGCAGTCTTCAGCAGATGGGTCCCAGCCACCAAAGAAGAAACCTAAAACAACCAATATAGAACTCCAAGGAGTGCCGAATGATG aagtccatCCACTACTGGGTGTGAAGGGGGATGGCAAATCCAAGAAGAAGCAAGCAGGCCGGCCTAAAGGATCAAAAGGTAAAGAGAAAGATTCTCCATTTAAACCGAAACTCTACAAAGGGGACAGAGGTTTACCTCTGGAAGGATCAACGAAGGGTAAAGTGCAGGCGGAACTCAGCCAGCCCTTGGCAG CAGGAGGAGCAATCTCAGAACTGCTATGA
- the Rbbp5 gene encoding retinoblastoma-binding protein 5 isoform X6 yields the protein MNLELLESFGQNYPEEADGTLDCISMALTCTFNSWSRDGHKLVSASTDNIVSQWDVLSGDCDQRFRFPSPILKVQYHPRDQNKVLVCPMKSAPVMLTLSDSKHVVLPVDDDSDLNVVASFDRRGEYIYTGNAKGKILVLKTDSQDLVASFRVTTGTSNTTAIKSIEFARKGSCFLINTADRIIRVYDGREILTCGRDGEPEPMQKLQDLVNRTPWKKCCFSGDGEYIVAGSARQHALYIWEKSIGNLVKILHGTRGELLLDVAWHPVRPIIASISSGVVSIWAQNQVENWSAFAPDFKELDENVEYEERESEFDIEDEDKSEPEQTGADAAEDEEVDVTSVDPIAAFCSSDEELEDSKALLYLPIAPEVEDPEENPYGPPPDAVPTSLMDEGASSEKKRQSSADGSQPPKKKPKTTNIELQGVPNDEVHPLLGVKGDGKSKKKQAGRPKGSKGKEKDSPFKPKLYKGDRGLPLEGSTKGKVQAELSQPLAAGGAISELL from the exons AGTCCTTTGGGCAGAACTATCCAGAG GAAGCTGATGGAACTTTGGACTGCATCAGCATGGCCCTGACGTGCACCTTTAACAG TTGGAGCCGAGATGGTCATAAGCTTGTGAGTGCTTCTACAGATAACATAGTGTCGCAGTGGGATGTTCTTTCAGGCGATTGCGACCAGAGGTTTCGATTCCCTTCACCCATCCTAAAAGTCCAATATCATCCTCGAGATCA GAACAAGGTTCTCGTGTGTCCCATGAAATCTGCTCCTGTCATGTTGACCCTTTCAGATTCCAAACATGTTGTTCTGCCGGTAGACGATGACTCCGATTTGAACGTGGTGGCTTCTTTTGATAGGCGAGGGGAATATATTTATACAGGAAATGCAAAAGGCAAG aTCTTGGTCCTAAAAACAGACTCTCAGGATCTTGTTGCTTCCTTCCGAGTAACAACAGGAACAAGCAATACTACAGCCATTAAGTCAATTGAGTTTGCCCGGAAAGGGAG TTGCTTTTTAATTAACACAGCAGATCGAATAATCAGAGTTTATGATGGCAGAGAGATTTTAACATGTGGAAGGGATGGAGAGCCTGAACCTATGCAGAAGCTGCAGGACTTGGTGAATAG GACCCCATGGAAAAAATGTTGCTTCTCTGGGGATGGGGAGTATATAGTAGCGGGCTCTGCTCGGCAGCATGCCCTGTATATCTGGGAGAAGAGCATTGGCAACCTAGTGAAGATCTTGCACGGAACCAGAGGGGAACTCCTGCTGGACGTGGCT TGGCATCCAGTTCGACCCATCATAGCTTCTATTTCTAGTGGAGTAGTGTCCATTTGGGCCCAAAATCAAGTA gaaaatTGGAGTGCATTTGCCCCAGATTTTAAAGAGCTGGATGAAAATGTAGAATATGAGGAAAGAGAATCAGAGTTTGATATTGAAGATGAAGATAAGAGTGAGCCTGAGCAAACAG GGGCTGATGCTGCTGAAGACGAGGAAGTAGATGTCACTAGCGTGGATCCCATTGCTGCCTTCTGTAGCAG TGATGAAGAGCTGGAGGATTCAAAGGCTCTGTTGTATTTACCCATTGCCCCTGAGGTAGAAGACCCTGAAGAAAATCCGTATGGCCCCCCACCGGATGCAGTTCCGACCTCCTTGATGGACGAAGGGGCTAGTTCAGAGAAGAAGAGGCAGTCTTCAGCAGATGGGTCCCAGCCACCAAAGAAGAAACCTAAAACAACCAATATAGAACTCCAAGGAGTGCCGAATGATG aagtccatCCACTACTGGGTGTGAAGGGGGATGGCAAATCCAAGAAGAAGCAAGCAGGCCGGCCTAAAGGATCAAAAGGTAAAGAGAAAGATTCTCCATTTAAACCGAAACTCTACAAAGGGGACAGAGGTTTACCTCTGGAAGGATCAACGAAGGGTAAAGTGCAGGCGGAACTCAGCCAGCCCTTGGCAG CAGGAGGAGCAATCTCAGAACTGCTATGA
- the Rbbp5 gene encoding retinoblastoma-binding protein 5 isoform X5 — MNLELLESFGQNYPEEADGTLDCISMALTCTFNRWGTLLAVGCNDGRIVIWDFLTRGIAKIISAHIHPVCSLCWSRDGHKLVSASTDNIVSQWDVLSGDCDQRFRFPSPILKVQYHPRDQNKVLVCPMKSAPVMLTLSDSKHVVLPVDDDSDLNVVASFDRRGEYIYTGNAKGKILVLKTDSQDLVASFRVTTGTSNTTAIKSIEFARKGSCFLINTADRIIRVYDGREILTCGRDGEPEPMQKLQDLVNRTPWKKCCFSGDGEYIVAGSARQHALYIWEKSIGNLVKILHGTRGELLLDVAWHPVRPIIASISSGVVSIWAQNQVENWSAFAPDFKELDENVEYEERESEFDIEDEDKSEPEQTGADAAEDEEVDVTSVDPIAAFCSSDEELEDSKALLYLPIAPEVEDPEENPYGPPPDAVPTSLMDEGASSEKKRQSSADGSQPPKKKPKTTNIELQGVPNDEVHPLLGVKGDGKSKKKQAGRPKGSKGGAISELL; from the exons AGTCCTTTGGGCAGAACTATCCAGAG GAAGCTGATGGAACTTTGGACTGCATCAGCATGGCCCTGACGTGCACCTTTAACAGGTGGGGCACACTGCTTGCAGTTGGCTGTAACGATGGCCGAATTGTTATTTGGGATTTCTTGACAAGAGGCATTGCTAAAATAATTAGTGCACACATCCATCCAGTCTGTTCTTTGTG TTGGAGCCGAGATGGTCATAAGCTTGTGAGTGCTTCTACAGATAACATAGTGTCGCAGTGGGATGTTCTTTCAGGCGATTGCGACCAGAGGTTTCGATTCCCTTCACCCATCCTAAAAGTCCAATATCATCCTCGAGATCA GAACAAGGTTCTCGTGTGTCCCATGAAATCTGCTCCTGTCATGTTGACCCTTTCAGATTCCAAACATGTTGTTCTGCCGGTAGACGATGACTCCGATTTGAACGTGGTGGCTTCTTTTGATAGGCGAGGGGAATATATTTATACAGGAAATGCAAAAGGCAAG aTCTTGGTCCTAAAAACAGACTCTCAGGATCTTGTTGCTTCCTTCCGAGTAACAACAGGAACAAGCAATACTACAGCCATTAAGTCAATTGAGTTTGCCCGGAAAGGGAG TTGCTTTTTAATTAACACAGCAGATCGAATAATCAGAGTTTATGATGGCAGAGAGATTTTAACATGTGGAAGGGATGGAGAGCCTGAACCTATGCAGAAGCTGCAGGACTTGGTGAATAG GACCCCATGGAAAAAATGTTGCTTCTCTGGGGATGGGGAGTATATAGTAGCGGGCTCTGCTCGGCAGCATGCCCTGTATATCTGGGAGAAGAGCATTGGCAACCTAGTGAAGATCTTGCACGGAACCAGAGGGGAACTCCTGCTGGACGTGGCT TGGCATCCAGTTCGACCCATCATAGCTTCTATTTCTAGTGGAGTAGTGTCCATTTGGGCCCAAAATCAAGTA gaaaatTGGAGTGCATTTGCCCCAGATTTTAAAGAGCTGGATGAAAATGTAGAATATGAGGAAAGAGAATCAGAGTTTGATATTGAAGATGAAGATAAGAGTGAGCCTGAGCAAACAG GGGCTGATGCTGCTGAAGACGAGGAAGTAGATGTCACTAGCGTGGATCCCATTGCTGCCTTCTGTAGCAG TGATGAAGAGCTGGAGGATTCAAAGGCTCTGTTGTATTTACCCATTGCCCCTGAGGTAGAAGACCCTGAAGAAAATCCGTATGGCCCCCCACCGGATGCAGTTCCGACCTCCTTGATGGACGAAGGGGCTAGTTCAGAGAAGAAGAGGCAGTCTTCAGCAGATGGGTCCCAGCCACCAAAGAAGAAACCTAAAACAACCAATATAGAACTCCAAGGAGTGCCGAATGATG aagtccatCCACTACTGGGTGTGAAGGGGGATGGCAAATCCAAGAAGAAGCAAGCAGGCCGGCCTAAAGGATCAAAAG GAGGAGCAATCTCAGAACTGCTATGA
- the Rbbp5 gene encoding retinoblastoma-binding protein 5 isoform X3: MALTCTFNRWGTLLAVGCNDGRIVIWDFLTRGIAKIISAHIHPVCSLCWSRDGHKLVSASTDNIVSQWDVLSGDCDQRFRFPSPILKVQYHPRDQNKVLVCPMKSAPVMLTLSDSKHVVLPVDDDSDLNVVASFDRRGEYIYTGNAKGKILVLKTDSQDLVASFRVTTGTSNTTAIKSIEFARKGSCFLINTADRIIRVYDGREILTCGRDGEPEPMQKLQDLVNRTPWKKCCFSGDGEYIVAGSARQHALYIWEKSIGNLVKILHGTRGELLLDVAWHPVRPIIASISSGVVSIWAQNQVENWSAFAPDFKELDENVEYEERESEFDIEDEDKSEPEQTGADAAEDEEVDVTSVDPIAAFCSSDEELEDSKALLYLPIAPEVEDPEENPYGPPPDAVPTSLMDEGASSEKKRQSSADGSQPPKKKPKTTNIELQGVPNDEVHPLLGVKGDGKSKKKQAGRPKGSKGKEKDSPFKPKLYKGDRGLPLEGSTKGKVQAELSQPLAAGGAISELL; the protein is encoded by the exons ATGGCCCTGACGTGCACCTTTAACAGGTGGGGCACACTGCTTGCAGTTGGCTGTAACGATGGCCGAATTGTTATTTGGGATTTCTTGACAAGAGGCATTGCTAAAATAATTAGTGCACACATCCATCCAGTCTGTTCTTTGTG TTGGAGCCGAGATGGTCATAAGCTTGTGAGTGCTTCTACAGATAACATAGTGTCGCAGTGGGATGTTCTTTCAGGCGATTGCGACCAGAGGTTTCGATTCCCTTCACCCATCCTAAAAGTCCAATATCATCCTCGAGATCA GAACAAGGTTCTCGTGTGTCCCATGAAATCTGCTCCTGTCATGTTGACCCTTTCAGATTCCAAACATGTTGTTCTGCCGGTAGACGATGACTCCGATTTGAACGTGGTGGCTTCTTTTGATAGGCGAGGGGAATATATTTATACAGGAAATGCAAAAGGCAAG aTCTTGGTCCTAAAAACAGACTCTCAGGATCTTGTTGCTTCCTTCCGAGTAACAACAGGAACAAGCAATACTACAGCCATTAAGTCAATTGAGTTTGCCCGGAAAGGGAG TTGCTTTTTAATTAACACAGCAGATCGAATAATCAGAGTTTATGATGGCAGAGAGATTTTAACATGTGGAAGGGATGGAGAGCCTGAACCTATGCAGAAGCTGCAGGACTTGGTGAATAG GACCCCATGGAAAAAATGTTGCTTCTCTGGGGATGGGGAGTATATAGTAGCGGGCTCTGCTCGGCAGCATGCCCTGTATATCTGGGAGAAGAGCATTGGCAACCTAGTGAAGATCTTGCACGGAACCAGAGGGGAACTCCTGCTGGACGTGGCT TGGCATCCAGTTCGACCCATCATAGCTTCTATTTCTAGTGGAGTAGTGTCCATTTGGGCCCAAAATCAAGTA gaaaatTGGAGTGCATTTGCCCCAGATTTTAAAGAGCTGGATGAAAATGTAGAATATGAGGAAAGAGAATCAGAGTTTGATATTGAAGATGAAGATAAGAGTGAGCCTGAGCAAACAG GGGCTGATGCTGCTGAAGACGAGGAAGTAGATGTCACTAGCGTGGATCCCATTGCTGCCTTCTGTAGCAG TGATGAAGAGCTGGAGGATTCAAAGGCTCTGTTGTATTTACCCATTGCCCCTGAGGTAGAAGACCCTGAAGAAAATCCGTATGGCCCCCCACCGGATGCAGTTCCGACCTCCTTGATGGACGAAGGGGCTAGTTCAGAGAAGAAGAGGCAGTCTTCAGCAGATGGGTCCCAGCCACCAAAGAAGAAACCTAAAACAACCAATATAGAACTCCAAGGAGTGCCGAATGATG aagtccatCCACTACTGGGTGTGAAGGGGGATGGCAAATCCAAGAAGAAGCAAGCAGGCCGGCCTAAAGGATCAAAAGGTAAAGAGAAAGATTCTCCATTTAAACCGAAACTCTACAAAGGGGACAGAGGTTTACCTCTGGAAGGATCAACGAAGGGTAAAGTGCAGGCGGAACTCAGCCAGCCCTTGGCAG CAGGAGGAGCAATCTCAGAACTGCTATGA